A stretch of the Nicotiana tabacum cultivar K326 chromosome 6, ASM71507v2, whole genome shotgun sequence genome encodes the following:
- the LOC107783577 gene encoding rop guanine nucleotide exchange factor 12: MVRALEEEKEIPSAESQKVNGLKLLRKETIMSRNKADDSGSANINQNQPSDMELMKEKFAKLLLGEDMSGGGKGVSSALALSNAITNLAASAFGEQKRLEPMQPETKAKWRKEIDWLLSVTDHIVEFVPSKQKSKDGTNMEIMVTKQRTDLQMNIPALRKLDAMLLDCLDSFRDQSEISYTSKDDEGKNSRKDDKWWIPTPKVPPNGLSDTTRKWLQFQKDSVNQVHKAAMAINAQVLTEMEVPENYIESLPKNGRASLGDSIYRSITDEYFDPDYFLSTMDLSSEHKILDLKNRIEASVIIWRRKMNAKDGKSAWGSAVSMEKRELFEERAETILLILKHRFPGIPQSSLDISKIQYNRDVGQAILESYSRIIESRAYTVMSRIEDVLQADAVAQNPSNGEVKRFPGDDSSGVASEAFPDGKEEVEKLNSAETPNSMTLLDFMGWGAEQGDDDAEKELKEDRTKDTDGKLLSKPPNIVTNKRVSYLENLAGSRSPTARH, encoded by the exons ATGGTTCGAGCActagaagaagagaaagagattCCATCTGCTGAATCTCAAAAGGTTAATGGGTTGAAGCTTCTCCGTAAAGAGACCATCATGTCACGTAATAAAGCCGACGATTCAGGCTCcgctaacatcaaccagaaccagCCTTCAG ATATGGAGCTGATGAAGGAAAAATTTGCCAAGTTGCTCCTTGGTGAGGATATGTCTGGCGGAGGAAAGGGTGTTTCATCAGCATTGGCATTGTCAAATGCAATCACAAACTTAGCAG CTTCTGCATTTGGGGAACAGAAGAGATTAGAGCCCATGCAACCAGAGACAAAAGCCAAGTGGAGAAAAGAAATTGATTGGCTTTTATCTGTTACAGATcatattgttgaatttgttccttctaaacaaaaatcaaaagatgGAACAAACATGGAG ATTATGGTGACAAAGCAGAGAACTGATCTTCAAATGAACATCCCAGCACTACGCAAACTAGACGCGATGCTTCTG GATTGCTTAGATAGTTTTAGAGACCAAAGTGAAATCTCTTATACATCTAAGGATGATGAAGGAAAAAACAGCAGGAAAGATGACAAATGGTGGATACCCACCCCTAAAGTTCCCCCAAATGGCTTGTCCGATACTACGAGAAAATGGCTGCAATTTCAGAAAGATTCTGTGAACCAAGTTCATAAAGCAGCCATGGCCATAAATGCTCAAGTTCTAACAGAAATGGAGGTCCCTGAAAATTATATAGAATCCCTACCAAAG AATGGGAGAGCAAGCCTTGGAGACTCGATATACAGGAGCATCACTGACGAATACTTTGATCCGGATTACTTCCTTTCAACTATGGACTTGTCTTCAGAACATAAAATTTTAGACCTCAAGAACAGGATTGAGGCTTCTGTAATTAtatggagaagaaaaatgaatGCTAAAGATGGGAAATCAGCCTGGGGTTCAGCCGTTAGTATGGAGAAGAGAGAATTATTTGAGGAGAGAGCAGAAACTATCTTGCTTATCCTTAAGCATCGGTTCCCTGGAATTCCTCAGTCATCACTAGACATAAGCAAAATCCAGTACAACAGA GATGTGGGGCAAGCTATTTTAGAAAGCTATTCGAGAATAATTGAAAGCAGGGCATACACAGTAATGTCACGAATCGAAGATGTTCTCCAAGCAGATGCTGTGGCCCAAAATCCTTCCAATGGAGAGGTAAAGAGGTTTCCTGGAGATGATTCCTCAGGAGTCGCATCAGAAGCATTCCCGGATGGTAAGGAAGAAGTAGAGAAGCTTAATTCTGCAGAGACTCCTAATTCAATGACACTGCTGGATTTCATGGGTTGGGGAGCGGAACAAGGAGACGATGATGCtgagaaagaattgaaggaggACCGAACCAAAGACACTGATGGAAAGCTCCTAAGCAAACCTCCAAATATAGTCACTAATAAGAGAGTATCTTACCTAGAGAATTTAGCTGGTTCCAGAAGTCCAACAGCACGCCACTAG